The bacterium genome contains the following window.
GCGACCCGCGACCCGCTGACCGGCCTGCTCAACCGCCGCGAGCTGGAGCGCCGCTTCGTGCAGGAGGCGTCGCGCTGCGCCCGGTCCGAAGCGCCGCTCGCCGTCGTCCTCGCCGACGTGGACCACTTCAAGGCGATCAACGACACCCACGGCCACATCTGCGGCGACTACGTCCTGCGCGAGGTCGCGGAGCGGCTGGTGACGACGCTGCGCCTCCCCGACGTCGTCTCGCGCTACGGCGGGGAGGAGTTCCTCGCGCTGCTGCCGGAGTGCGCGCTCGACCAGGCGATGCTCGTCGCCGAGCGGCTGCGGATCGCCGTCGGCGGGACGCCGTACGCCGCGGCGGAAGGGGAAGAGCTGACGGTCACGGCGAGCTTCGGCGTCTCGCTCGCCGAAGGGTCCGACGAGGCCGCGCTGCGCCGCGCGGTAGACCTCGCCGACCAAGGGCTCTACCGGGCCAAGGACTCGGGCCGCAACCTCGTGCGCACCGTCCTCGTCTGAGCCGCGTCGTCCGCGGCCGCGTTCACGTTGCCTTCCTTCTCGCCCGGACGTCGATCTGCTCGACGTCGCGCGACGGGTGCGCGCCGCGTCGTTCGCCGTACGTTTCGTTCCTTTTCCGCGGAGGAGACGGACGATGCGCGCGCGGTGGGCGTGGGGCGTCTTGGCGTTGGCGGGCGCGGGGCTCGCCGCGGCGCTCGCGGCGCGCGGGGGGCCGGCGCGCCCCGAGAAGGTCCCGGTCCCTCCGCCGAGGACGACGATGAGCGAACCGGGCGCGACGCTCGAGACGGCGACGATGGGCGGCGGTTGCTTCTGGTGCCTCGAGGCGCTCTTCGAGCGGGTCGCCGGCGTCGTTTCGGTCGCGCCGGGCTACTCCGGCGGGCGCGTTCCGAACCCGACGTACGAGGACGTCTGCCGCGGCGACACCGGCCACGCCGAAGTCGTCGAGATCCGCTTCGATCCGGCGGTGATCAGCTACCACGACCTGCTGCGCCTCTTTTTCGGCCTGCACGACCCGACGACGCTCAACCGCCAGGGCGCGGACGTCGGCGAGCAGTACCGCTCGGTGATCTTCGGGCGGACGCCGGAGCAGTTGCGCGTCGCGCGGGAGGTCGTGGCCGAACTGGAGCGGGAGAAGATCTACC
Protein-coding sequences here:
- the msrA gene encoding peptide-methionine (S)-S-oxide reductase MsrA; its protein translation is MSEPGATLETATMGGGCFWCLEALFERVAGVVSVAPGYSGGRVPNPTYEDVCRGDTGHAEVVEIRFDPAVISYHDLLRLFFGLHDPTTLNRQGADVGEQYRSVIFGRTPEQLRVAREVVAELEREKIYRRPIVTKIEPFQAFYPAEEYHRRFFDRNQGHAYCRLVIDPEVKRLRREYNERLKPEYR
- a CDS encoding GGDEF domain-containing protein: ATRDPLTGLLNRRELERRFVQEASRCARSEAPLAVVLADVDHFKAINDTHGHICGDYVLREVAERLVTTLRLPDVVSRYGGEEFLALLPECALDQAMLVAERLRIAVGGTPYAAAEGEELTVTASFGVSLAEGSDEAALRRAVDLADQGLYRAKDSGRNLVRTVLV